The following proteins are encoded in a genomic region of Sesamum indicum cultivar Zhongzhi No. 13 linkage group LG8, S_indicum_v1.0, whole genome shotgun sequence:
- the LOC110012399 gene encoding uncharacterized protein LOC110012399 encodes MAKSVTVHVFLAIAVAKGCPLWQLDVNNAFLHGPLNEDLYMVPPEGFVGISAACSLYSGLLVTQQKYLTDILKDVNLLDAKVVSTPLPPGLKLIVETGSILPNPSPYQKLIGRLLYLGFTRPNISFVVKQLSQFLQHPKSSHWDVAVHVLCYFKMHLCSGTPVTFWCDNNAAIHVTANPVFHECTKHLDIDCHLVRDQFKLVSSNHPLFPAAVNWLTPPVGDFIHLLVKLGLAPQAPS; translated from the exons ATGGCAAAGTCGGTAACAGTGCATGTTTTTTTGGCAATTGCAGTGGCTAAAGGTTGCCCTTTGTGGCAATTAGATGTGAACAATGCCTTCCTACACGGGCCCCTTAATGAGGATCTGTATATGGTGCCTCCCGAAGGTTTTGTAGGCATATCTGCAG CTTGCTCGCTCTACTCCGGCCTTCTTGTTACTCAACAAAAGTATCTTACTGATATACTTAAAGATGTCAATCTCTTGGATGCAAAGGTGGTCTCCACTCCTCTGCCTCCAGGCCTTAAACTCATTGTTGAAACTGGTTCTATCTTGCCTAACCCAAGCCCTTACCAAAAGCTCATCGGTCGTCTTCTATATCTTGGATTCACGCGGCCTAACATTTCATTTGTCGTGAAGCAACTTAGCCAATTCCTCCAACACCCCAAGTCTTCTCATTGGGATGTTGCAGTTCACGTTCTCTGCTATTTCAAAATGCACCTCTGCTCTGG AACACCTGTTACGTTCTGGTGCGATAACAACGCTGCCATCCATGTCACTGCCAACCCCGTGTTTCACGAGTGCACCAAGCACTTGGACATCGATTGTCACCTTGTTCGAGATCAGTTCAAATTGGTTTCATCCAACCATCCTTTGTTCCCAGCCGCGGTCAACTGGCTAACTCCTCCTGTTGGTGATTTCATTCATCTGCTCGTCAAGTTGGGCTTGGCCCCTCAAGCTCCATCTTAA
- the LOC105167482 gene encoding BTB/POZ domain-containing protein At3g50780-like gives MAEIRLPRLEQGQTKIKNVPIAVTPEGFWCCPSPVVFQKTTKTQNPQNKPKSSAPTQNSALQRKPNSVNEKKSGSTSSRTNLVTDEQKSHSSDPPVLNAPSMNEKAPRPKPENVPRKVTIEFGEPGTSDLRVILLGKHGLAVKLSIHRSILVENSSFFASKISEQQPVFPCLEIDNCDDVEIYVETIGLMYCKELKQRLMKQSVSRVLRILKVGEQLGFTTCIQSCLEYLEAVPWVGEEEEEKVVSSVLRLESEGIRVRPVLKRVSSEISKTPKDTLSHILELVLKSKEEKGRREMKSVVLKLLRENNNLPSSSDSSDLCNETLFSSCRNSLDSLLSLFRKAAEREPVVKLMAIEADNLLWLLDILADRQAADEFAITWANQQELASLHTRLPIVYRHHVSTITARLFVGIGRGELLPSKDTRHLLLKTWLEPLINDYSWLQHGCRSFDRKVVEEGIGRTILTLPLEDQQSILLSWLGSFLKAGDNCPNLQRAFEVWWRRTFIRPYVESEALQQSNNTMTTKVEE, from the exons ATGGCTGAGATTAGACTTCCCAGGTTAGAGCAGGGCCAAACCAAAATTAAGAATGTCCCAATTGCTGTAACCCCAGAGGGTTTCTGGTGTTGCCCCTCACCTGTTGTGTTTCAAAAGACAACCAAGACACAAAATCCTCAAAACAAGCCCAAGTCATCTGCTCCAACCCAGAATTCTGCACTTCAGAGAAAACCAAATTCAGTAAATGAGAAAAAGTCCGGTTCTACATCGTCTAGGACAAATCTTGTTACCGATGAGCAAAAGAGTCATAGTTCTGATCCACCTGTTCTGAATGCGCCGTCTATGAATGAAAAGGCACCTCGGCCGAAGCCTGAAAATGTGCCAAGGAAGGTAACAATTGAGTTTGGTGAACCAGGGACCAGTGATCTGAGGGTAATTTTGCTCGGGAAGCATGGACTTGCCGTGAAGTTGAGCATTCACAGGAGCATACTTGTGGAAAATAGCAGTTTCTTCGCCAGCAAAATATCGGAACAGCAGCCTGTTTTCCCCTGTCTTGAAATTGATAACTGTGATGATGTGGAGATATATGTGGAAACTATTGGACTGATGTACTGCAAAGAACTGAAACAACGGTTGATGAAGCAAAGTGTTTCACGTGTGCTCCGAATCCTCAAG GTTGGTGAACAACTGGGTTTCACGACATGCATCCAATCATGTTTGGAGTACTTGGAAGCAGTCCCTTGGGTtggggaagaggaagaagagaaagtgGTTTCTTCAGTCTTGCGTCTTGAGAGCGAAGGCATCAGAGTCAGACCAGTACTGAAACGAGTTTCTtctgaaatttcaaaaacGCCTAAAGACACCCTTTCTCACATACTAGAGTTAGTCCTGAAGAGCAAAGAGGAAAAGGGAAGACGGGAGATGAAATCTGTTGTACTGAAACTCCTTAGAGAAAACAACAATCTTCCTAGCTCTTCAGACTCATCTGACTTGTGTAATGAAACTCTTTTCAGTTCTTGCAGAAACTCCCTAGATTCTTTATTGTCTCTGTTCAGAAAAGCTGCTGAAAGAGAACCAGTAGTGAAGTTGATGGCTATAGAGGCCGATAACCTCTTATGGTTGCTTGATATTTTAGCCGACAGGCAAGCAGCAGACGAGTTCGCCATAACTTGGGCCAATCAGCAAGAATTGGCTTCACTTCACACTAGACTTCCTATTGTCTATCGCCACCATGTTAGCACGATTACTGCAAGACTCTTTGTTGGAATAGGAAGAGGGGAACTTCTTCCATCTAAGGATACCCGTCATTTACTGCTGAAAACCTGGCTAGAACCTTTGATTAACGACTATAGCTGGTTGCAACATGGCTGCAGATCATTTGATCGGAAGGTTGTTGAAGAAGGAATTGGTAGGACGATTCTCACGCTCCCCCTAGAGGATCAGCAAAGCATTTTGCTTTCTTGGTTAGGGAGTTTTCTGAAAGCTGGTGATAACTGTCCGAATCTTCAGAGGGCTTTCGAGGTCTGGTGGAGGAGGACTTTCATCAGACCATATGTAGAATCGGAAGCTCTCCAGCAGTCCAATAACACGATGACAACAAAAGTGGAagagtaa